GTCTTGGGCTGCCCGTCGGTCAGGCCGAAGCGCATCGAGACCACGCCGGCCTCGCGCTCGGAGAGCGTGTCGAGCACCGAGTGCAGCTGCTCCTGCAGCAGCGTGAAGGAGACCGCGTCGGCCGGCACGACCGCCTCGGAGTCCTCGATCAGGTCGCCGAACTCGCTGTCGCCGTCCTCGCCGAGCGGGGTGTGCAGGGAGATCGGCTCGCGGCCGTACTTCTGCACCTCGATGACCTTCTCCGGGGTCATGTCGAGTTCCTTGGCCAGCTCCTCCGGCGTGGGCTCGCGGCCGAGGTCCTGGAGCATCTGCCGCTGCACGCGGGCGAGCTTGTTGATGACCTCGACCATGTGCACCGGGATGCGGATGGTGCGGGCCTGGTCGGCCATGGCGCGGGTGATCGCCTGCCGGATCCACCAGGTCGCGTACGTGGAGAACTTGTAGCCCTTGGTGTAGTCGAACTTCTCCACCGCGCGGATCAGACCGAGGTTGCCCTCCTGGATCAGGTCCAGGAACAGCATGCCGCGACCGGTGTAGCGCTTGGCCAGCGAGACCACGAGGCGCAGGTTCGCCTCGAGCAGGTGGTTCTTGGCGCGGCGGCCGTCCTCGGCGATGATCTCGAGCTCGTTGCGGAAGCGCGGGTCCATCTGGTCGCCGGAGTTGAGCTTCTCCTCGGCGAACAGGCCGGCCTCGATCCGCTTGGCGAGCTCGACCTCCTGCTCGGCGTTGAGCAGCGGGACCTTGCCGATCTGCTTGAGGTAGTCCTTGACCGGGTCCGCCGTGGCTCCGGCCGAGGCCACCTGCTGCGCCGGGGCGTCGTCCTCGTCGTCGTCGGAGAGAACGAAGCCCTCTTCGTTCTCCTCCTCGCTCTTCGCGCCGGCGGCCGGATCGGCCGACTCCTCGACCTCGGCCTCGGCTTCCGCCTCGTCCGCGGCCTCGAGCAGCTCGTCCGCGGCGAGCTCGAGGTCGATCTCCTCCTCGCCCTCGAGCGCCTCGTCCGGCTCGTCCTCGGCGGACTTCGAGCCCTGCTTCGCGGCGGTGCCCTTGGCGGCCGTCTTGGCCGCGGTCTTCTTGGCCGGCGCGGCCTTCTTGGCCGCACCGTCCTCGCCGGCCGGCTTGGCCGCGGCGGTCTTCTTGGCGGGCGCGGCCTTCTTGGCCGGCGCGGCCGGCTTGGCGGCGGACGACTCGCCCGCTCCCGCCTCCGGCTTGTCCGCCTTGCGCACGGAACTGGTCGCGGTGCGGCTGGGCGAGGTGGACGCGGCCACCTGCTTGCGTGCCTTGGTCCGACCGATCGGGGCGGCTGCGTCGCCGACCACGGCGACCACGACGCCCTTCTCGATCAGGGCCCGGACGACCTTCTTCAGGTCGCCCTCCGGCACCTTGGCGCCCTCGCAGGCGCGCCGCACGTCGTCGCTGGAAACGGCTTGGTCCTGGGATTTGGCCAGCAGGGACTGGACCGCGGCGGCCACGGGCGTGGCCGGGGTCTCGTCGACGGTCGCGGAGGAGGTGGGAGCCGACACTCACATACCCTTCGGAACGGTGCTCGAATATGATCTGCGCTGACGGTGCTCGCGGTGTAGCCGGTGCCGGGGCGCTGAACCGGCCCCACGTCGCGGGAACGGCAGACGGTACGCGTAAAAGCTTGTCCACGATGGACAGCGTCCATCGGGCGCCGCATATTCCCCCCGGACAGCCGGGCGGTCGCGTCCGCCTTCGTCGTGCCTGGTGTGAATCATCCACCGGCCGCGGCTTGTGGACGGCGCTTCGCCGCCGAGCCGCCGTTCACCGCTTCGCAAACGCAGGTCACGCACTCGAGGGGACAGTCTAGCAGCGCTCGCAGCGGTATTGCGCACGAGGGGCCCGATTCGCCGGATGCGCACCCCCGCCGAACCCCGGATCCGCCGTGTTCACGGGCCGATCCGCACTGCCAGGAGGGTGACGTCGTCGTCCTGCTCCTGTTCCCGCAGCATCTCGTCGACCAGGTGGTCGAGCAGGGCGTCGAGGTCCCCGACCGGGGCGCCGCGGGTCGCGCGCACCAGCCGCTCGAACCCGTCGGTGAGCGAGGCGTCCCTGGTCTCGACCAGCCCGTCGGAAAAGCCGATCACCACGTCCCCCGGATCGAGTGAGACGTCGAACTCCTGCCGGACCTCGCTCAGACCCAGCGGGGTCGCGGCCGCCTCGCTCTCCAGGAAATAGACCTCGCCCTGCGCCGTGCGCACCAGCAGCGGCAGATGCCCGGCGTCCGAGAGCAGCAGCCGGCGGGTGGACGGCTCGAGCACCGCGTAGACCACGGTGGTCAGGGATTCGGCGTTCTCGGTGGCGTCGAAGAGCCGGTCCAGCCCGGTCAGCACGGCCTGCGGGGACGGGTCGGTGAAGGCGAGCGCCCGCAAGGCCGCGCGCACCCGGC
This genomic window from Actinospica robiniae DSM 44927 contains:
- a CDS encoding RNA polymerase sigma factor, whose protein sequence is MSAPTSSATVDETPATPVAAAVQSLLAKSQDQAVSSDDVRRACEGAKVPEGDLKKVVRALIEKGVVVAVVGDAAAPIGRTKARKQVAASTSPSRTATSSVRKADKPEAGAGESSAAKPAAPAKKAAPAKKTAAAKPAGEDGAAKKAAPAKKTAAKTAAKGTAAKQGSKSAEDEPDEALEGEEEIDLELAADELLEAADEAEAEAEVEESADPAAGAKSEEENEEGFVLSDDDEDDAPAQQVASAGATADPVKDYLKQIGKVPLLNAEQEVELAKRIEAGLFAEEKLNSGDQMDPRFRNELEIIAEDGRRAKNHLLEANLRLVVSLAKRYTGRGMLFLDLIQEGNLGLIRAVEKFDYTKGYKFSTYATWWIRQAITRAMADQARTIRIPVHMVEVINKLARVQRQMLQDLGREPTPEELAKELDMTPEKVIEVQKYGREPISLHTPLGEDGDSEFGDLIEDSEAVVPADAVSFTLLQEQLHSVLDTLSEREAGVVSMRFGLTDGQPKTLDEIGKVYGVTRERIRQIESKTMSKLRHPSRSQVLRDYLD